The Thermanaerovibrio acidaminovorans DSM 6589 genome contains a region encoding:
- the mnmE gene encoding tRNA uridine-5-carboxymethylaminomethyl(34) synthesis GTPase MnmE: protein MRDEQVIAAISTPFGQGGIAVIRLSGRGSAQVVDRVFRGRSPLSSSPPWTMRHGHLVDPRGNPIDEVLAVHFKAPKSYTGEDSAEVHCHGGPLVAQMCLEALISAGARLAERGEFTRRAVINRRMDLSAASAVMALVSGQSPKAVEAAMGSLSGATRRAMEELMRDLTRACSHLEATLDMPEDEIPPLDWERLREDLSRIARGIRDLHQRGLAGMALSQGVQVTLVGRPNVGKSSLLNSLSRQARAIVTPIPGTTRDVVEAAVIHRGVPIKLLDTAGIRDSNDPIEALGVKLARETMLTADLRVLVLDGSSPPHREDLELLGSLDMPAAAALNKADLGTDPSWDQVLRDARVPNVTLSALSGKGVEELKDLMVRSICSNPAVDGAVTMFRHQLDALSRAAEALDGALSSPYLDATAQLALEAQRHLASALGLDPTEEVLEAVFRNFCVGK from the coding sequence GTGAGGGACGAGCAGGTCATAGCCGCCATATCCACCCCCTTCGGCCAGGGGGGCATAGCGGTGATCCGGCTCTCCGGCAGGGGGAGCGCCCAGGTGGTGGATCGGGTCTTCCGGGGGCGCTCCCCCCTCTCGTCCTCACCCCCCTGGACCATGAGACACGGCCACCTGGTGGACCCCCGGGGCAACCCCATCGACGAGGTGCTGGCGGTCCACTTCAAGGCCCCCAAGAGCTACACCGGGGAGGACTCGGCGGAGGTGCACTGTCACGGGGGTCCATTGGTGGCCCAGATGTGCCTGGAGGCCCTAATATCCGCCGGCGCCAGGCTGGCGGAGAGGGGGGAGTTCACCCGTCGGGCGGTGATTAATCGCCGGATGGACCTGAGCGCCGCCAGCGCGGTGATGGCCCTGGTGAGCGGCCAAAGCCCCAAGGCGGTGGAGGCCGCAATGGGGTCCCTGTCGGGGGCCACCCGCCGGGCCATGGAAGAACTCATGAGGGACCTGACCCGGGCCTGCAGCCACCTGGAGGCCACCTTGGACATGCCGGAGGATGAGATACCCCCCCTGGACTGGGAGCGCCTCCGGGAGGACCTCTCCCGGATAGCCCGGGGGATCCGGGACCTCCACCAGAGGGGCCTGGCGGGCATGGCCCTCTCCCAAGGAGTCCAGGTGACCCTGGTGGGACGCCCCAACGTGGGCAAGTCGTCCCTGCTGAACAGCCTCTCCCGACAGGCCCGAGCCATAGTCACCCCCATACCGGGCACCACCAGGGACGTGGTGGAGGCGGCGGTGATCCACCGGGGCGTGCCCATAAAGCTCCTGGACACTGCGGGCATAAGGGACTCCAACGATCCGATAGAGGCCCTGGGGGTCAAGCTGGCCCGGGAGACCATGCTCACCGCAGACCTTAGGGTACTGGTGCTGGACGGCTCCAGCCCCCCCCACCGGGAGGACCTGGAGCTACTTGGGTCCCTCGATATGCCCGCCGCGGCGGCGCTCAACAAGGCGGACCTGGGGACGGACCCATCCTGGGACCAGGTCCTCCGGGACGCCAGGGTCCCCAACGTGACCCTCTCCGCCCTGTCGGGCAAGGGGGTGGAGGAGCTGAAGGACCTGATGGTCCGGTCCATATGCTCAAACCCCGCGGTGGACGGGGCGGTCACCATGTTCCGCCACCAGCTGGACGCCCTGTCCAGGGCAGCGGAGGCCCTTGATGGGGCCCTGTCATCCCCCTACCTGGACGCCACCGCACAGCTGGCGCTGGAGGCCCAGCGTCACCTGGCCTCCGCCCTGGGGCTGGACCCCACGGAGGAGGTGCTGGAGGCGGTCTTCCGGAACTTCTGCGTAGGAAAGTGA
- the proS gene encoding proline--tRNA ligase: MAKNVTPRSSDFSQWYLDVIRAAELADYAPVRGCMVIRPTGYALWESIQRHFDEAFKETGHVNAYFPLLIPNSFLEREAQHVEGFAPECAVVTHAGGDELEEPLVVRPTSETVIGHMYSKWVQSWRDLPILINQWCNVMRWEKRPRLFLRTSEFLWQEGHTAHATREEAMEETLRMLGVYETIMKDVLALPVVTGEKSEGERFPGADNTFTCEAMMSDRKALQAGTSHFLGQNFAKAFDIRFQDRDGEVKYAWTTSWGVSTRLIGAIIMTHSDDDGLILPPRVAPVKVALLPISTDQDLISSSLEPKAMELKAAIEDRIGPRTVALDRQYHLRPSDRFFSHLQKGVPLRIELGQKELENRTVRLVCRDNGERIDVPMEGAPERVAEVLNQIQARLYDRALKFRRDNTHRVSSIEEFKEVMESKGGFVEAHFAGTPEDERAIKEATGATVRCFPSGDRSVGRCFYTGREGRLAIFAKAY; encoded by the coding sequence ATGGCTAAGAACGTAACACCCAGGTCTAGCGACTTCTCCCAGTGGTATCTGGATGTCATAAGGGCCGCGGAGCTGGCGGACTACGCCCCGGTGAGGGGCTGCATGGTGATCCGTCCCACCGGCTACGCCCTCTGGGAGTCGATCCAGCGGCACTTCGACGAGGCCTTCAAGGAGACGGGGCACGTTAACGCCTACTTCCCCCTGCTGATCCCCAACTCCTTCCTGGAGAGGGAGGCCCAGCATGTGGAGGGGTTCGCGCCGGAGTGCGCGGTGGTGACCCACGCGGGGGGGGATGAGCTGGAGGAGCCGTTGGTGGTGCGCCCCACCTCGGAGACCGTGATAGGCCACATGTACAGCAAGTGGGTCCAGTCCTGGCGGGACCTGCCAATCCTAATAAACCAGTGGTGCAACGTGATGCGCTGGGAGAAGCGTCCCCGGCTCTTCCTTCGGACCTCCGAGTTCCTGTGGCAGGAAGGGCACACCGCCCACGCCACCCGGGAGGAGGCCATGGAGGAGACGCTGCGGATGCTGGGGGTCTACGAGACCATAATGAAGGACGTCCTGGCCCTTCCGGTGGTGACCGGTGAGAAGTCCGAGGGGGAGCGGTTCCCTGGGGCGGACAACACCTTCACCTGCGAGGCCATGATGAGCGACCGGAAGGCCCTCCAGGCGGGGACCAGCCACTTCCTGGGGCAGAACTTCGCCAAGGCCTTCGACATAAGGTTCCAGGATCGGGACGGGGAGGTCAAGTACGCGTGGACCACCAGCTGGGGGGTCTCCACCCGGCTCATCGGCGCCATAATCATGACCCACTCGGACGATGACGGGCTGATCCTGCCCCCTAGAGTGGCACCGGTGAAGGTGGCGCTGTTGCCCATAAGCACCGATCAGGACCTAATCTCCTCCTCCCTGGAGCCCAAGGCGATGGAGCTCAAGGCCGCCATAGAGGATCGGATAGGCCCCAGAACCGTGGCGTTGGATCGGCAGTACCACCTGCGTCCCTCGGACCGGTTCTTTAGCCACCTTCAGAAGGGGGTTCCCTTGAGGATAGAGCTTGGGCAGAAGGAGCTGGAGAACCGCACCGTTAGGCTGGTCTGCCGGGACAACGGGGAGAGGATCGACGTGCCCATGGAGGGGGCTCCGGAGAGGGTGGCGGAGGTGCTGAACCAGATCCAGGCCAGGCTCTACGATCGGGCCCTTAAGTTCCGGCGGGACAACACCCACCGGGTGAGCTCCATTGAGGAGTTCAAGGAGGTCATGGAGTCCAAGGGGGGCTTCGTGGAGGCCCACTTCGCCGGCACCCCGGAGGACGAGCGGGCCATAAAGGAGGCCACCGGCGCCACCGTCCGGTGCTTCCCCAGCGGTGACCGATCGGTGGGGCGGTGCTTCTACACCGGCAGGGAGGGCAGGCTCGCCATATTCGCCAAGGCCTACTAG
- a CDS encoding 3'-5' exoribonuclease YhaM family protein: MGRDELMTVEAVLRLRPGESFKGVYAVRDLQANRDRGGGTYWSVTVMDPTGAMEGKAWSSARWLDRREGEPLSEDQIQSLKGMSVGVVGQVKDYRGSLQVDFRELYRLDQDKYPPLDLVPRSPFPQEELEERFWRIVGSCGEELRGFLEGIFVGDLRDRFFSYPAAVSNHHAYRAGLLEHTVHVAEAALGMCGPYRDVSLEVVAAGALLHDLGKVRAYRMSPLPEVTVEGSVLDHVAMGYALFEELVRDRGLRGELAVHLGHIILSHHGQKEYGSPVVPQTLEALIVSAADELDFHLFCCREGLRWLRDGQAVSDFNRSTQRRFWTGELPQRP, translated from the coding sequence GTGGGAAGGGACGAGCTCATGACGGTGGAGGCGGTGCTCCGGCTGAGGCCCGGGGAGTCCTTCAAGGGGGTCTACGCGGTGCGGGACCTCCAGGCGAACCGGGACAGGGGGGGCGGCACCTACTGGTCGGTTACGGTGATGGACCCCACCGGGGCAATGGAGGGGAAGGCCTGGAGTAGCGCCCGGTGGCTGGACCGCCGGGAAGGGGAGCCGTTGAGCGAGGACCAGATCCAGTCCCTGAAAGGCATGTCGGTGGGGGTGGTGGGACAGGTGAAGGATTACCGGGGGTCCCTCCAGGTGGACTTCCGGGAGCTGTACCGGCTGGACCAGGACAAGTACCCCCCTCTGGACCTGGTGCCCCGTTCCCCATTCCCCCAGGAGGAGCTGGAGGAGCGCTTCTGGAGGATCGTCGGGTCCTGCGGGGAGGAGCTGCGGGGCTTCCTTGAGGGAATCTTCGTTGGTGACCTGAGGGACAGGTTCTTCTCGTACCCTGCGGCGGTGTCCAACCACCATGCGTACCGGGCGGGGCTCTTGGAGCACACGGTTCACGTGGCGGAGGCGGCGCTGGGCATGTGCGGTCCCTACCGGGACGTGAGCCTGGAGGTAGTGGCGGCGGGGGCGTTGCTGCACGATCTGGGCAAGGTCAGGGCTTACCGGATGAGCCCCCTGCCGGAGGTGACCGTGGAAGGGAGCGTGCTGGATCACGTGGCCATGGGCTACGCCCTGTTCGAGGAGCTGGTGAGGGACCGGGGGCTCCGGGGGGAGCTGGCGGTCCACCTGGGGCACATAATACTGAGCCACCATGGCCAGAAGGAGTACGGCTCCCCGGTGGTTCCCCAGACGCTGGAGGCGCTCATCGTGTCCGCCGCGGACGAGCTGGACTTTCATCTTTTCTGCTGCCGGGAGGGGCTCAGGTGGCTCCGGGACGGCCAGGCCGTATCGGACTTCAACCGGTCCACCCAGCGCAGGTTCTGGACCGGGGAGCTGCCCCAGCGGCCATGA
- a CDS encoding PLP-dependent aminotransferase family protein produces the protein MSSFFQGLYGERVKDLRPSPIREMLHLVRRPGIISFAGGMPDPEAFPVELFYQAAGIIKSQGKDVLQYGTTEGYAPLKDFLIQWTAPRMGRKLEHDEMLITAGSSQVSDLLCWALIDKDDLILMEEPSFLGVFLNMHNHGAKFLTVPCDDEGMMVDLIPEKVERAQREGKKVKLCYTIANFHNPLGTTLSLERRRKLIEYAHRYGFAIMEDDPYGYVRFEGEHLPTLFSLDDRGVVIYAGSFSKILAPGTRVGWCCGHKDIIRKMAIFKQGVDVCTSLVAQAMVYEYCRLGHLDSFLPKIIDHYRKKRDAMEDAMRRHLPLEKLHWVKPQGGYFYWVKMDGIDCDRLFQVAVDKQVAFVPGKAFYPNRDGGDQEIRLCYTFASPEQTDQGMRRLGEAMREMIR, from the coding sequence TTGTCCAGTTTCTTCCAGGGTCTCTACGGTGAGAGGGTCAAGGACCTGCGTCCATCCCCCATAAGGGAAATGCTGCACCTGGTGAGGCGTCCGGGGATAATCTCCTTCGCGGGGGGCATGCCGGACCCGGAGGCCTTCCCGGTGGAACTCTTCTACCAGGCGGCGGGGATAATAAAGTCCCAGGGCAAGGACGTGCTCCAGTACGGGACCACCGAGGGCTACGCCCCCCTGAAGGACTTCCTGATCCAGTGGACCGCCCCCAGGATGGGCCGCAAGCTGGAGCACGACGAGATGCTCATAACCGCCGGCTCGTCCCAGGTGTCGGACCTGCTCTGCTGGGCCCTGATCGACAAGGACGACCTTATCCTCATGGAGGAGCCCTCCTTCCTGGGGGTCTTCCTCAACATGCACAACCACGGGGCCAAGTTCCTCACCGTCCCCTGCGACGACGAGGGCATGATGGTGGACCTGATCCCCGAGAAGGTGGAGCGGGCCCAGCGGGAGGGCAAGAAGGTGAAGCTCTGCTACACCATCGCCAACTTCCACAACCCCCTGGGGACCACCCTGTCGCTGGAGAGGCGCCGTAAGCTCATCGAGTACGCCCACCGCTACGGCTTCGCCATAATGGAGGACGATCCCTACGGCTACGTGCGATTCGAGGGGGAGCACCTGCCCACCCTGTTCTCCCTGGATGACCGGGGTGTGGTTATCTACGCGGGCTCCTTCTCCAAGATCCTGGCCCCCGGAACCCGGGTTGGATGGTGCTGCGGCCACAAGGATATAATCCGCAAGATGGCCATCTTCAAGCAGGGGGTGGACGTGTGCACCAGCCTTGTGGCCCAGGCCATGGTCTACGAGTACTGCCGGCTGGGGCACCTGGACTCCTTCCTCCCCAAGATAATCGACCACTACCGCAAGAAGCGGGACGCCATGGAGGACGCCATGAGACGGCACCTCCCCCTGGAGAAGCTCCACTGGGTCAAGCCCCAGGGGGGCTACTTCTACTGGGTCAAGATGGACGGGATAGACTGCGACCGCCTCTTCCAGGTGGCGGTGGACAAACAGGTGGCCTTCGTCCCCGGCAAGGCCTTCTACCCCAACCGGGACGGGGGGGATCAGGAGATCCGGCTCTGCTACACCTTCGCCTCCCCGGAGCAGACCGACCAGGGCATGAGGCGCCTGGGGGAGGCCATGAGGGAGATGATCCGGTAG
- a CDS encoding RluA family pseudouridine synthase yields the protein MRTYRIPPDQEGRRLDRLIREWWPEVNMGLRMGAIRRGQVRLDGRRVPCSQRLLEGQELTVPWDQEPRRSGSGTPCPAEGRELPRWVIHWDRRLLVANKPAGWICQPGGGRGTSLPEEVWRLLGVDRGPVPSHRLDVNTTGVVLVPLDGALGRELHRLFREGTIRKLYWALVRGTCVGEALVDLPLSKDGRGNVTPSPSGQPARSVVRPLAVRGGFSLVEVELLTGRQHQARVHLAHLGLPILGDVRYGVRFRGVGRTMLHARRVLLPFGESLGDLAGAAFEAPLYPDMAEAARRLGLGDFT from the coding sequence ATGAGGACCTACAGGATCCCCCCCGATCAGGAGGGGCGCAGGCTGGACAGGCTCATTCGGGAGTGGTGGCCAGAGGTGAACATGGGACTCCGGATGGGGGCCATAAGGCGCGGCCAGGTCCGGCTGGACGGCAGGCGGGTGCCCTGCTCCCAGCGGCTGTTGGAGGGGCAGGAGCTGACGGTCCCCTGGGACCAGGAGCCAAGGCGGTCCGGATCTGGGACCCCATGCCCAGCCGAGGGCAGGGAGTTGCCCCGGTGGGTTATCCACTGGGACCGGAGGCTACTGGTGGCGAACAAGCCCGCCGGGTGGATATGCCAGCCCGGGGGAGGCAGGGGGACCAGCCTGCCCGAGGAGGTGTGGCGCCTTTTGGGGGTTGACCGGGGGCCCGTGCCCTCCCACAGGCTGGACGTGAACACCACCGGGGTGGTGCTGGTGCCGCTGGACGGGGCCCTTGGGCGGGAGCTCCACCGGCTGTTCCGGGAGGGGACCATCAGGAAGCTCTACTGGGCGCTGGTGAGGGGCACCTGCGTTGGGGAGGCTTTGGTGGACCTGCCGCTGTCCAAGGACGGAAGGGGCAACGTGACCCCTTCGCCCTCAGGGCAACCCGCCAGGTCGGTGGTGCGTCCCCTGGCCGTTCGGGGTGGTTTCTCCCTGGTGGAGGTGGAGCTTCTCACCGGACGCCAGCACCAGGCCCGGGTCCACCTGGCCCACCTGGGGCTTCCGATCCTCGGGGACGTCAGGTACGGGGTGAGGTTCCGGGGGGTGGGGAGAACCATGCTCCACGCCCGAAGGGTGCTGTTGCCATTTGGCGAGTCCCTGGGGGACCTGGCCGGTGCGGCCTTTGAGGCCCCCCTCTATCCGGACATGGCGGAGGCGGCCAGACGCCTGGGGCTCGGGGATTTCACCTAG
- a CDS encoding YerC/YecD family TrpR-related protein, with protein MGSQWKDSLTDQLCRAFLCLENEDEVYRFLEDVATIAEIRSLAQRLEVARRLMEGETYPSISKETGASTATISRVKKCVDYGSDGYKLVLERLKGK; from the coding sequence ATGGGAAGCCAGTGGAAGGACAGCCTGACGGATCAGCTCTGCCGAGCGTTCCTGTGCCTGGAGAACGAGGATGAGGTGTACCGCTTCCTGGAGGACGTGGCCACCATAGCGGAGATAAGGTCTCTGGCGCAGCGGCTGGAGGTGGCCCGCCGTCTGATGGAGGGGGAGACCTATCCGTCCATCTCCAAGGAGACCGGCGCCAGCACCGCCACCATAAGCCGGGTCAAGAAGTGCGTGGACTACGGCTCCGATGGCTACAAGCTGGTGCTGGAGCGGCTAAAGGGGAAGTAG
- a CDS encoding diguanylate cyclase domain-containing protein codes for MRWITSPPIISVPLVALLLALGSGPTEGLPLPLWGLFLVAYGAATAFHSMNLSTRRGGLAFFTNLTAQGLVLAFVSPAVGVTPIVSWLGLALASSGMVGLVSLGISKGPSGQRQPISPEQISISDIQQELKSLETELDIPSMIPLPALWGQGGVILKANREAKLLLGTNDLEGKELDKMINPSLHELELGGTGWLVFRRSLEGEDLVLLSPKGEGSGGDDSDFVDPKTGLYSDRYARRRGEEEIERARRYRRWLSMALLKLELESLSQGPIPRSFQEEAYNRLIATVKKTIRTSDLAFHLKDDCVLLLLPETPSSGARTLFDRIKAQLNKLFEEGEAAPYRPRLMGGFSFYGGNGTTSYGQMLEEAYSNMALNED; via the coding sequence TTGCGGTGGATCACCTCTCCTCCCATAATATCCGTTCCCCTGGTGGCCCTGCTCCTCGCCCTGGGCTCCGGGCCCACCGAGGGGCTACCCCTGCCCCTTTGGGGGCTCTTCCTGGTGGCCTACGGGGCGGCCACCGCGTTCCACTCCATGAACCTGTCAACCCGCCGGGGTGGTCTGGCCTTCTTCACCAACCTGACCGCCCAGGGGCTGGTCCTGGCCTTCGTGTCCCCCGCAGTGGGGGTCACCCCCATCGTCTCCTGGCTTGGACTGGCCCTGGCATCGTCCGGCATGGTGGGACTGGTGAGCCTTGGGATATCCAAGGGTCCGAGCGGCCAACGCCAGCCTATATCCCCAGAGCAGATCAGCATATCCGATATCCAGCAGGAGCTCAAGTCGCTGGAGACCGAGCTGGACATACCCTCCATGATCCCCCTGCCGGCCCTGTGGGGACAGGGAGGGGTGATACTCAAGGCCAACCGGGAGGCGAAGCTGCTCCTGGGGACCAACGACCTGGAGGGAAAGGAGCTGGACAAGATGATCAACCCCTCCCTCCACGAGCTGGAGCTGGGGGGCACCGGTTGGCTGGTCTTCCGGAGGTCCCTGGAGGGGGAGGACCTGGTGCTACTCTCACCCAAGGGGGAGGGATCCGGCGGGGACGACTCGGACTTTGTGGACCCCAAGACCGGGCTCTACTCGGACCGGTACGCCCGAAGGAGGGGTGAGGAGGAGATCGAGCGGGCCAGGCGGTACCGCCGCTGGCTCTCCATGGCGCTGCTAAAGCTGGAGCTGGAGAGCCTGAGCCAGGGCCCCATCCCCAGGAGCTTCCAAGAGGAGGCCTACAATCGGCTCATCGCCACGGTGAAGAAGACCATCCGCACCTCAGACCTGGCCTTCCACCTGAAGGACGATTGCGTGCTTCTCTTGCTCCCCGAGACCCCCTCCTCCGGGGCCAGGACCCTTTTCGACAGGATAAAGGCCCAGCTGAACAAGCTGTTCGAGGAAGGGGAGGCGGCCCCCTACAGGCCCAGGCTCATGGGAGGTTTCTCCTTCTACGGGGGCAACGGCACCACCTCCTACGGCCAGATGCTGGAGGAGGCCTACTCCAACATGGCCCTCAACGAGGACTGA
- a CDS encoding methyl-accepting chemotaxis protein: MTMRQRLYAILLMAVLALGGMGFLAYYNGRRILEAHIMSGGELAAESAAASVRNWLDGRTDIVLTAAMNSQYLWLNYGMAGQLLQPYMEGLTKEYSNKGFMDIYIGLETGRFVDGSGWTPPDGWDPKTRPWYQEAVRKDGPVITMPYVDANTGKMIVTIATPLKGYGDRLLGVLGADMAIDTLIQMVSSQRIMGHGYGILLAPDGTFVAHPKKDLVLKENIAKESRFVSKELSKIGQDILSGKYGLYRYRSVDGDVRLIFTRPLNLGWTLALVVSEKEIFSPLSGLAMKQLLMALVAMALLAVLVLSVIRGLMRPIQCLMSVSGEAAKGDLSVSACFAGNDEMSQLGRALDTVISSQREIFRRFKGESDRILQQARVLEDVSDRTVETLVDMREQAEVLVRMATDNSEAVEAANAGIEEVASASQGAAQAASDASSYAESLKSNAEGARDLIVKTSDRVMEMASSFRGVADAVVKLNDQASQIGSIVNTISQIADQTNLLALNAAIEAARAGEAGKGFAVVAEEVRKLAEESNQAAKSIGELAGAIISGTSYAVKTATSGVSVAQAAEEETRAMREQIDGVLNAIGEIVSQIQNVAATAQEQSASAQEMAASIDRLAVGIGSLKDVAARISQVVDQISRNSDLLKASSDDLYRFSEEFTRAIQGFKIDSDGPLALKG, encoded by the coding sequence ATGACCATGAGACAGCGTCTTTATGCCATCCTGCTGATGGCGGTGTTAGCCCTTGGGGGCATGGGGTTTTTGGCCTACTACAACGGGCGGAGGATCCTTGAGGCCCATATAATGTCTGGAGGCGAATTGGCGGCGGAGTCCGCCGCTGCCAGCGTGAGGAACTGGCTGGACGGCCGCACCGACATAGTGCTCACCGCCGCCATGAACTCCCAGTACCTGTGGCTCAACTACGGCATGGCGGGGCAGCTGCTCCAGCCCTACATGGAGGGGCTCACCAAGGAGTACTCCAACAAGGGCTTCATGGACATATACATAGGTCTGGAGACCGGCCGGTTCGTGGACGGAAGTGGCTGGACCCCCCCGGATGGCTGGGATCCCAAGACCAGGCCTTGGTATCAGGAGGCGGTCAGGAAGGATGGTCCCGTCATAACCATGCCCTACGTGGATGCCAACACCGGTAAGATGATCGTCACCATAGCGACGCCGCTCAAGGGCTACGGGGACAGGCTGCTGGGCGTGCTTGGGGCCGACATGGCCATAGACACCCTGATCCAGATGGTCTCCTCCCAGAGGATCATGGGGCATGGCTACGGGATCCTATTGGCGCCGGACGGCACCTTCGTGGCGCATCCAAAGAAGGATCTGGTACTCAAGGAGAACATCGCCAAGGAATCTCGGTTCGTCAGCAAGGAACTGTCCAAGATAGGCCAGGATATCCTGTCGGGCAAGTACGGTCTTTATAGGTACAGGAGCGTTGATGGAGACGTACGGTTAATCTTCACCAGGCCCCTCAACTTAGGTTGGACGCTGGCGTTGGTGGTGTCCGAGAAGGAGATATTCAGTCCGCTTAGTGGGCTTGCGATGAAGCAGCTCCTCATGGCCCTGGTGGCCATGGCCCTCCTGGCCGTGCTGGTCTTGTCGGTGATCCGGGGCCTCATGAGGCCCATCCAGTGCCTCATGTCGGTGTCCGGCGAGGCCGCCAAGGGGGACCTCAGCGTGTCCGCCTGCTTCGCCGGTAACGACGAGATGAGCCAGCTTGGAAGGGCGCTGGACACGGTCATCTCCTCCCAGCGGGAGATATTCCGGCGCTTCAAGGGTGAGAGCGATAGGATCCTCCAGCAGGCCCGGGTCCTGGAGGACGTGTCTGACCGGACGGTGGAGACCCTGGTGGACATGAGGGAGCAGGCGGAGGTGCTTGTCCGGATGGCCACGGACAACTCCGAGGCGGTGGAGGCGGCCAACGCGGGGATAGAGGAAGTGGCCTCCGCCTCCCAGGGGGCCGCCCAGGCGGCGTCGGACGCGTCCAGCTACGCGGAGAGCCTCAAGAGCAACGCGGAGGGGGCCCGGGACCTGATCGTCAAGACCTCCGACCGGGTGATGGAGATGGCCTCCTCGTTCCGTGGGGTGGCGGACGCGGTGGTGAAGCTGAACGACCAGGCCAGCCAGATCGGCAGCATAGTTAACACCATATCCCAGATAGCGGACCAGACGAACCTGTTGGCGCTGAACGCCGCCATCGAGGCGGCCCGGGCCGGGGAGGCGGGCAAGGGCTTCGCGGTGGTGGCCGAGGAGGTCCGGAAGCTGGCGGAGGAGAGCAACCAGGCGGCCAAGAGCATCGGGGAGCTGGCGGGGGCCATAATATCCGGCACCTCCTACGCGGTGAAGACCGCCACCAGCGGGGTCTCGGTGGCCCAGGCGGCGGAGGAGGAGACCCGGGCCATGAGGGAGCAGATCGATGGGGTGCTCAACGCCATAGGGGAGATAGTGAGCCAGATCCAGAACGTGGCGGCCACCGCCCAGGAGCAGTCCGCCAGCGCCCAGGAGATGGCGGCCTCCATAGACCGGCTGGCGGTGGGGATAGGATCCCTCAAGGACGTGGCCGCCAGGATAAGCCAGGTGGTGGACCAGATATCCCGCAACAGTGATCTGCTGAAGGCCAGCTCCGACGACCTGTACCGGTTCTCCGAGGAGTTCACCCGGGCCATCCAAGGGTTTAAAATAGACTCCGATGGGCCCCTGGCCCTCAAGGGGTAG
- a CDS encoding Glu/Leu/Phe/Val family dehydrogenase translates to MAVTKRTSSNVLLDTALKNFYAAAEEMGLDEGLIEILSRAERKLCVSIPVTMDDGTVKVFEGYRVQYSTALGPAKGGIRFHPDVTLEECEALACLMAWKCSLAGIPYGGGKGGVACNPLELSTAEKERISRTFAARIEPLVGAWTDVPAPDVNTGGQEMVWFMDTISKMRNRLEPAIFTGKPVSLWGSKGRTEATGAGVATCVREVLKAAGRDVKGATAIIQGFGNVGTHCALTLVDMGAKVLAISDITGGYYCPDGIDVKKAFDHVTNHPKHLLEGYEQPGLQKIAGEDILYLEADVLCPCALEGVINGDNAHKIKAKFIVEGANGPVTPEGDAALPKDVLVVPDFLANSGGVVGSYFEWVQDLMGFFWTKEEYNQRLLTLMADNFWRVWNYSKEHNVSMRKGAFMVAIKRVADAVKMRGVFL, encoded by the coding sequence ATGGCAGTTACGAAGAGGACTTCCAGCAACGTTCTTCTGGACACGGCGCTCAAGAACTTCTACGCCGCCGCGGAGGAGATGGGGCTGGACGAGGGTCTCATCGAGATCCTGAGCAGGGCGGAGAGGAAGCTTTGCGTCTCCATTCCCGTCACCATGGACGACGGCACCGTGAAGGTGTTCGAGGGCTACCGGGTCCAGTACTCCACCGCCCTGGGTCCTGCCAAGGGTGGCATCCGGTTCCACCCGGACGTGACCCTTGAGGAGTGCGAGGCCCTGGCGTGTCTCATGGCCTGGAAGTGCTCTCTGGCCGGAATCCCTTACGGCGGCGGCAAGGGCGGTGTGGCCTGCAACCCCCTGGAGCTGTCCACCGCTGAGAAGGAGAGGATCTCCCGCACCTTCGCCGCTCGCATAGAGCCCCTGGTGGGCGCCTGGACCGACGTTCCCGCCCCGGACGTGAACACCGGCGGCCAGGAGATGGTCTGGTTCATGGACACCATAAGCAAGATGCGCAATCGCCTGGAGCCCGCCATCTTCACCGGCAAGCCGGTCTCCCTGTGGGGCTCCAAGGGGCGCACCGAGGCCACCGGCGCCGGCGTGGCCACCTGCGTGAGGGAGGTCCTGAAGGCCGCCGGCCGGGATGTGAAGGGTGCCACCGCCATCATCCAGGGCTTCGGCAACGTGGGCACCCACTGCGCCCTCACCCTGGTTGACATGGGGGCCAAGGTTTTGGCCATCAGCGACATCACCGGCGGCTACTACTGCCCCGACGGGATCGACGTCAAGAAGGCCTTCGATCACGTGACCAACCACCCCAAGCACCTGCTGGAGGGCTACGAGCAGCCGGGTCTCCAGAAGATCGCCGGGGAGGATATCCTCTACCTGGAGGCGGACGTGCTCTGCCCCTGCGCCCTTGAGGGGGTCATCAACGGGGACAACGCCCACAAGATCAAGGCCAAGTTCATCGTGGAGGGTGCCAATGGCCCCGTCACCCCCGAGGGAGATGCGGCCCTTCCCAAGGACGTGCTGGTGGTGCCCGACTTCCTGGCCAACTCCGGCGGCGTGGTGGGTTCCTACTTCGAGTGGGTCCAGGACCTGATGGGCTTCTTCTGGACCAAGGAGGAGTACAACCAGCGGCTGCTTACCCTCATGGCGGACAACTTCTGGCGGGTGTGGAACTACAGCAAGGAGCACAACGTCTCCATGAGGAAGGGGGCCTTCATGGTGGCCATCAAGCGGGTGGCCGACGCGGTCAAGATGCGGGGCGTGTTCCTCTAG